Proteins co-encoded in one Megalops cyprinoides isolate fMegCyp1 chromosome 1, fMegCyp1.pri, whole genome shotgun sequence genomic window:
- the eif4a3 gene encoding eukaryotic initiation factor 4A-III, with amino-acid sequence MAAAAVPVRKRLLKEEDMTKIEFETSEEVDVTPTFDTMGLREDLLRGIYAYGFEKPSAIQQRAIKQIIKGRDVIAQSQSGTGKTATFCVSVLQCLDIQVRETQALILAPTRELAGQIQKVLLALGDYMNVQCHSCIGGTNVGEDIRKLDYGQHVVAGTPGRVFDMIRRRSLRTRAIKMLVLDEADEMLNKGFKEQIYDVYRYLPPATQVCLISATLPHEILEMTNKFMTDPIRILVKRDELTLEGIKQFFVAVEREEWKFDTLCDLYDTLTITQAVIFCNTKRKVDWLTEKMREANFTVSSMHGDMPQKERESIMKEFRSGASRVLISTDVWARGLDVPQVSLIINYDLPNNRELYIHRIGRSGRYGRKGVAINFVKNDDIRILRDIEQYYSTQIDEMPMNVADLI; translated from the exons ATGGCAGCAGCTGCGGTACCGGTAAGGAAGCGACTCCTGAAAGAGGAGGACATGACCAAAATTGAGTTTGAAACTAGTGAGGAGGTCGACGTTACTCCTACATTTGATACGATGGGCTTACGAGAGGACTTACTCCGTGGGATCTACGCTTACG GTTTTGAGAAGCCATCCGCTATTCAACAGAGAGCAATTAAACAAATCATCAAAGGCAGAGATGTAATTGCACA GTCGCAGTCCGGGACGGGAAAGACCGCCACTTTCTGCGTTTCAGTTCTGCAATGCTTGGATATCCAG GTGCGGGAAACCCAAGCACTGATTTTGGCACCAACCAGAGAATTGGCAGGACAGATCCAAAAG GTACTTCTGGCTCTGGGTGACTACATGAATGTCCAGTGCCATTCCTGTATTGGTGGGACCAATGTGGGGGAGGACATCAGGAAGCTGGACTACGGGCAGCATGTGGTGGCAGGGACTCCTGGCCGTGTCTTTG aCATGATACGGAGGAGGAGCCTGAGGACCCGGGCCATCAAGATGCTGGTGCTGGATGAAGCCGACGAAATGTTGAACAAAG GTTTCAAGGAGCAGATCTACGATGTCTACAGGTATCTGCCCCCCGCCACCCAGGTGTGTCTGATCAGCGCCACGCTGCCCCACGAGATCCTGGAGATGACCAACAAGTTCATGACGGACCCCATCCGCATCCTGGTCAAGCG TGATGAGTTGACGCTGGAAGGCATCAAGCAGTTCTTCGTGGCCGTGGAGCGGGAGGAGTGGAAGTTCGACACGTTGTGCGACCTGTACGACACCCTCACCATCACACAGGCGGTGATTTTCTGCAACACAAAGCGAAAG GTGGACTGGCTGACTGAGAAGATGAGGGAGGCTAACTTCACAGTGTCGTCCATGCATGGAGACATgccacagaaggagagagagtccATCATGAAGGAGTTCAGATCTGGGGCCAG CCGAGTCCTGATCTCCACAGACGTGTGGGCCAGGGGGCTGGACGTCCCACAGGTGTCCCTCATCATCAACTACGACCTGCCCAACAACAGAGAGTTGTACATTCACAG AATTGGTCGATCAGGACGCTATGGGCGTAAGGGTGTGGCCATCAACTTTGTGAAGAACGATGACATCCGCATCCTTCGCGACATTGAGCAGTACTATTCCACGCAGATTGATGAAATGCCGATGAACG TTGCTGACCTGATCTAA